The nucleotide window tgttcaaGGTAACCATAAAGCGGAAAATTACATATGGAATTACTAATGGATTTCTTTCCCGCAAATTTGGGTGCTGTGAGTGACGAACAAGGTGAGAGGTACCATCAAGACATTTCCTTAATGGAGAAGCGTTATCAAGTGAAACGGAGTCCAGGAATGCTAGCAGACTATTGGTGGAAACTTAAAAGGGACCTACCGAAAGTCTAATATTCAAGATAATCATAAGTATCTACTAgatattaagaaataattttgtaagAGTGGctgaattttgtactttttacaaaaatatatgttttgatGTCACAAGAAAACATGatgtgtacatttttttattgatatattattatttggtggccctattatattcaaaatttgataaacattttatgtgacaaaaaaaattccaaatttgtTGACCAGTGTTAtttgtcaataaatttttgattgaCTGTGGCGGCACCTGCCTATTTGGGAGATTGACTTTTCCAGAAGCATAGCACATACCATTCGGTTCCTTAGTCCATATTTTGGCAGAACACTTAGAGCAGATCCTATAACCTAAAACTTGATTAGGACCTAAAGTCGTTGATGTCCTTCGTATTTCTCTCTGACCATTGAGGTGTTGGGAGCGCACACACCTCGACTTCATATTACGAGCTTGCGATGGCGAAACATTCCTCCcgagggttgtgcgctggtttTGGATCGGCCAGTTGCTTGATTTCCTCGAGAAAACAAAAGCTGACattaccgccgtccaagaacTGCGATAGACGGGACGAGAACTGAgccgagtaggtccttgtggcatttactacagtagcCAAATAAAGGAGTataaattcggtgtgggattcacCCCGGTGGGCTAGCGTCTAGCTataatccgcatcaaagtgaagttcttcaacatatcgctgatgtgcgcccacgccccgatggaaTCGAAGGATGATGTGACCAAATATTCCTTCTaagagcgcttggagcgcacttatgagagctgccgccgccacgatgtcaaaatagTGCTTGGCTTGATATAATAAGTATTTAGAACTAAGGGCTAGTATTTCAAGCTTACGTACAGCTACAaacaaaaccattggttttcgaaaaacgCAAAGGAACAGAAGGTTTTAaaccgaagcatactcttgaagaatcccagaggtgatctagtgactgagtGCTTTCCATACTAAATTTATttagggaacacttttccagcctgttgaatgacagtgaaaataTAACGACTGAAGAAGGCGTACACttttccccaatcgatgacgatggagcagacgttccattgcctgaccatgaagTAGTTCGAATATTGATTGAAATTttagtgtgctctgcccaatccactaAAAGGGagacccacaatctgcgcctactaccgtgggataagccttctcaacatcgcatataaggttctatcgaacgtattgtgtgaaagattaaagcccaccgtcaagaaactgattggaccttatcagtgtggcttaagGTTTGGCAAATAAAGAACTCAGGAGATATTTACCGTGCGCCAAATCTAGGAAAATAtacgtgaaaagagaatcgacacacaccacctcttcgtcgattttaaatctgcttttgacagcatgaaaaggagctgcttttatgtcgcgatgtctgaattttttatccccgcaaaactaatactcgtacgactgtgtaaactgacgttgagcaacaccaaaagctccgtcaggatcggtaaggacctctccgagccattctATAGCAAAAGAggtttcaaaataatttcaaaataattcaagctgcagaactatatgtggcaacaccacaagctttaaaatttattattttgtaaatacaacCATGTGCATTTATTTCGTAAATGCAACCATGCGCTTTCTATTCGCTTTTGACTTGCATTCGCTTTAggttagtaaaagaaaataaaaacgccGGTCAGCCTTTTTGCTTTTGGATTCTGAAGAACAAACACGTTTTCTTATTTCGCTCCAAAACCCTATAATTGGTGACCCTTGACGGTAAGTGTGATGTCGCTCAACGATAGCATGGCGGTTACTGCTGGTCCAAGCCACGGGGAATTCAACGTTACAACACCAATTTTTCCACGCATCCCGCTGCCATTGATGTCAGAAGACAACATTGAGGCTTATTTTTACTCGTTGGATTTTTGGTTCGAGGCCTCTGGCGTTAAAACCGACTCggcaaaatttaatatcgtaGCGGCCAGTATACCACAGGTAAAGTTAATGGAGTTGCGCTCCATAATAGATGCTGCGCCCACGTCTGCGCGATATCAATTCATTCGTACCAAATTGATAGAAATTTTCACTGAGAGCCAGCAACGCCGCCTACAACGTGTATTGCGCGACATGCCGTTGGGCGACCGCCGCCCGAGCGACCTGTTTAACGAAATGAAGCGCGCTGCTGGTTCCGCTCTAAGCGAAAGCATTTTGCATGATTTGTGGGTTAATCGCTTGCCCCCATATGCGCAAGCAGCAATTATAGCAACCAACGTACCTATTGTCGACAAATTAAAAATCGCCGACTCAATAGTGGAGACGATGCAAATGCGTGAAGTTCGTATCCACGAGGTATCCGCATCGAATCATACCTCAAACAACGACCTGAGGACCGAAATAGCAGAACTGAAACAGCGTTTTGATAGAGTTACGAGCAGCGAGAAAACACGTGCGCGTTCCAGATCGAAAACACCAGTGCGCCCTCATAACATCAATTCAGGCGAAATGTGCTGGTATCACGCCAAGTTTGGACCAAACGCTAAGAAGTGTCGCCAACCTTGTAAGTTCGCTCAATCTACATCGCCAAATCTCAAACAATAGGGGTGCTCTGCCAGCAGTATCTCAGGGATAGGCAAACGCTCTGAGATGCCTTCGAATTGCCGCCTTCGTATACTCGACACATCAACTAATATAACGTTCCTTATCGACTCCGGCGCTGATGTGTCGGTACTTCCGAAGTGTTCGAAATTGGCACGAGTCAACCCATCGGATATGCAATTGTTTGCCGCTAATAGTTCACCGATTACGGTTTTTGGAGAAGTCATACTTCGCCTTAACCTCAACTTACGCAGGGATTTTGTTTGGAGCTTTGTGATTGCAGACGTAACCCAAGCAATCATTGGAGCAGATTTTTTATCACATTACGACCTTTTACCTGACCTTAATGGACGATGTTTGCTCGACCGCAAAACAGCAGTTAAATCATTTTGCACAATATCGCGAATCAATGTATCAAACATTTCAACCATAAGTTCAGACCGAGATTTTTTAAACTCGCTGCGAGAGTTTAGTGATATAACGCGACCAGCCGCTCCGGATTCTACAACGAAGTCTACCGTGGTTCACCGGATCATTACAAACGGTCAACCAATTTTTTCTCGGCCAAGACGGCTGTCGCCTGAAAAGCTGACGGCAGCGCGCGCTGAATTCGAGCTGTTGATGAAACTGGGCATATGTAGGCCATCCAGCAGTAATTGGGCTAGCCCATTACATATGGTGCGAAAGGCCGACGGGTCATGGAGACCGTGTGGAGACTACCGCGCGCTTAACGCGGTAACCGTCCCCGACAAATACCCTCTGCCGTTCCTGCACGATTTCAGTAATATTTTTGCtggaaattcaatattttcaaaaatcgatctACGGAAGGCCTTTCACCAGATCCCAATCGATCCcaatgacatttgtaaaactgCCATCACAACTCCGTTTGGATTGTACGAATTCACGCACATGACCTTTGGGTTGCGCAACGCGGCGCAAACATTCCAaagagtcatcaacgaagtttTCCGCGGCATAGATAATGTTTTCACCTACCTGGACGACATATGCGTCGCATCACGCTCCCCAGAAGAACATCGCGCACATCTTCGTATAGTTTTTCAACGATTACGCCAACATAACTTAACAATAAACGTAGCCAAATCAGTGCTTGGTGTATCAGAGCTGCATTTCTTAGGGCATTTAATCACAAAGGATGGAATCAAGCCGCTTCCTAGCCGTATTGAAGCGATTCGCTTATTCAAACTTCCTACGATTGCAAAGGATCTTAAACGATTCCTAGCTATGATCAATTTTTATAGATCGCTACTTCCAAACCCACTTTCGCACCAAGCACCTCTTTTCAAAATGTGTTCTGGAAATAAGCGCAACGACAAAACGCCCCTGAACTGGACGAACGACAACATAAGGCACTTTGAGGCTTGCAAAGAGGACCTCGCTAATTGCACGCTTCTGGCGCACCCGCTCCCGAACGCTCCTCTTTCATTATGGGTCGACGCATCTGACTACGCTGCAGGCGCCGCTCTACATCAAATTTCCAATGGATCACTTCAACCTTTAGGCTTTTTCCAGCGCCTTTTTACAAAAGCTGAGCAGCGGTACAGTACCTACGATAGAGAGTTAACTGCGATATTTCTCTCCATCCGTCATTTTCATCATCCTTCATGCTTGAAGGAAGAAATTGCCACGTTTACACCGACCACAAGCCGCTAATCTATGCTTTTCGGCAGCGACTAGAAAAAGCATCTGATCGTCAGGCACGTCAATTGGATTTTATTGCGCAGATCACGACAGACATTCGTCACGTACCAGGGGTACAAAATGTTACAGCAGATCTGCTGTCTCGAATCCAAGCCATAACAACTGAtccaataaattttgatgaCTTGGCTGAAGATCagaaaaacaacgacgagttaaAGTCATACTTAGAAGGTAAAATTAGTCATTCGCTTCTACTAACCAGTATTATTATCCCCTCTAGTACTAAGAAAGTCTATTGCGATACTTCAACTGGTCGACTACGCCCGTTCATAACAAAAAGATTCCGACAGACAGTTCTTTGCGCAACACACAACATATCTCACCCAGGCACGAGGGTAACTGCGAAACTGATGACTGAACGCTTTGTATGGCCCGGAATACAGAAAGATAGCCGGGAATTCGCCAAGCAATGCATTCAGTGCCAACGCAACAAAATCATCCGGCACAACTCTTCACTGTTTCAACGCCGCGCATGCCCCGGACAACGGTTTTCACACCTGCATATCGACATTGTCGGACCCTTCCCACTTTCCGACGGCAACCGCTATTGTCTCACGGTCATCGATCGTTTCACACGTTGGCCCGATGCATTCGCCATCCCAGATATCACCGCAGAAACAGTATCCAAGGCATTAATAAGCTGTTGGATATCGCGATTTGGCGTTCCTGTTGACATAACTTCGGACCTGGGCCGGCAATTTGAAAGTAAAGTTTTCGATCAACTCATGCAATGCCTAGGGATCAGGCATCTACGGACGACGGCTTATCATCCACAGACGAATGGCATGGTCGAACGATGGCACCGAACACTTAAGTCAGCAATATTGTGCCACAATCACAATCAATGGACCTCGTCGCTGCCACTAATCCTGTTGGGGCTTCGTAGTTCTTTTAAGGCCGACATAGGTGCTTGTCCAGCTGAACTAGTTTACGGGACTACCTTGCGTTTGCCGTCTGAGTTTTTCGTGGATAGTGGAACATCAACTACCGAAGTGGAGACTGTAGCACATTTACGCCGCGTCATGCGAGACTTACGCCCCATAGATACCGCTTGGCATACCAAGCAGAAGTCATTCATACACGCAGACCTTCAAAAATGCGAACAGGTGTTTGTACGAGATCTATCAGTCAAGCCGTCATTGTCACCGCCTTATAAAGGCCCGTACAAAGTATTGCATCgccattcaaaatattttgccatcgacgtTAATCATCAAGCCGTGAATGTTTCGATTGATCGTTTGAAGCCAGCCTATATTGCCGTACCTTCTCTCTAGGAGGGGAGTACTGTGGCAACACCAcaagctttaaaatttattattttgtaaatacaacCATGTGCATTTATTTCGTAAATGCAACCATGCGCTTTCTATTCGCTTTTGACTTGCATTCGCTTTAggttagtaaaagaaaataaaaacgccGGTCAGCCTTTTTGCTTTTGGATTCTGAAGAACAAACACGTTTTCTTATTTCGCTCCAAAaccctatatatataaataaggtATTATCTTcgataagagtgtacaactggcGTACGCTGGTGGCATCAATTTCATTGGCCTGAacaaccgcgctgttagttctggactaagtaggcaattgagaactaaagtcctctctcgacgaacgaaaATTAAACTCTATAAGCAGAGgcatctgatgagttgacgttacaagttttcgaaagtaagattctgcggaagattgttagtcctttgcgcattgtccacggcgaataccaaacaactggcgcgctttTAACTCGGCTAAAACCACGTAAGCGAAGTCTACacagtaaataagaagaagaaatacaATCGATACAATTGAAATCTGAATCCAACATCATTCAAAAGGTTTTCATGACTTATTTTGCACAAATGAACACAATTGTCGAGgactttttcgcaaaatttccACCGCTAAAAAATGATGACATTCTAACGATATTTGATATTTAGCACAACTTTTTTCAGCATCGATATATTATCGATTgctcaaaaatatattccgtaTTTTTTCATTAGCGTAATTTTACCATCACTATAGGTTTATTACGGCGGGAGCTTTCAGTTTTTGCggtttccaaaaatatttttgataagaaattaaattatgattTATTTGGTCTAACCTGCTTCAGTTTGCGATTTAGAATTTAGTATTTCAGAAAGTGCAAGTGAGTTAGTCTGCAAAACTTAGTTATTGAatcgaataaataaaaacaatatcagagggaaaaattatatataaactaaACAAAACTAGCAGATATGTGTTTAATATACGCCTTAATAGCAAATTTACTGATTTTAAGCAACAAATTTCTGTTTGTCGAGTCTTCCCTGCGGGAGCGTAGAGTATATCCCAATGATCCTGAATACTTTCAGGATTGCCCTACAGATAAATACATTTTGTGTGaatgtcttattgattacgaaTTTGgcctaaagaaaataaatttctctGCTAAAAGCAAAGACATGTCAGTGACTTGTTTAACAGGTacgaaaaatattgatattttgctCGAGCATAAATTTCAGTCAATTCTTCTTAAAACACATTACATCGACGTGGAGGATTGTGAAGATATTACGCctgaaaaatatgtgaatacCCAAGTTCGGgaaattcagaaatatttatatgcacagAACAAAATAACGATAATATATAACAGAGACATTGCtacacaaaaaaaagttttttactaTCTCAATGTAAATTATCTTGAATTAATTGTAAAATCATCAGTAGACAGTTATGATGTCCCTAAGGATGTATTTTCTGCTTATAACCAATTGCAAACGCTTAGCGTAAAAAATCTATATCATAACATGACGCTGCAAAACTTAACTCGAGAGCATTTTCAAAATCTTGTTGCGCTTAGGCAACTTGATTTAGCCGggaataatatgaaaattttgaacgAAAATGTCTTCGCAACACTTACGAGTTTAAATGTTCTGAACTTGAGCCACAATGGAATCGTGGAGTTATTTCCAAATCAATTTGCTAAACTGGATAAACTGATAATACTGGATCTTAGCTACAATTCGTTGACATATTTAAGGCCTAAACTTTTCGAGCAAACCCCTTTGTTATGGCAATTGAAACTCAAAGGCAATCAATTGCACGACACAGCAAATATTATAACAATTCTCAAACCGTTGAATTTTCTACATTGGCTAGACTTAAGTGATAATAAACTGCGAACGATTTGGGGTAAGGAGAGTTACGCCAATGCCCAAGTTACATTGGCCAAAAAATTACACAACAGCAATATGCCGATGGCCTTGGATTTAAAGGAAAGTCTCGATTATATCAGCACATTGCAACCTAACGAGTACGACCAAAGAAAGCATACGTGGAAATACATTAATTTAAGTCGCAATCTTCTTGGCGGGTTTAATATGGATTGGATTTTTGAAATCGGCATTACATGCCCTTTCAAAATTAACTTGGAACAGAATTTGATTACAAACGTATATGCTTTATCAAATTTACTCAATACAACTAACGACTGTGAAGGCGAAATCAAAATGACTAGCAACCATATCGAATGCGATTGTAACCTAGCATGGATTTACGATTACAACTATCGCCGGTTTTTTAGCGATCTGCAGTGTAAACAGAAGTCAACCAATCTAGTAACGAATTTTACGCAGCTTCGACGATACGAGCTGTGTGCTTGGCAACCGGTGCAATGCCCCAGAAAATGTGTGTGTTTCACAAAGTCTAAATTGTTGCACATCAATTGCACAGGCGCACAACTCAGCGCTATGAAAGAGCTGCCACGTCCCGAGCAAGTATTGCTCACGACTTCGTTACTGGATATTAGCAATAATCGTTACACTGTTCTGCCGCTAAGAACCACGTTCGGCTACGCCAACGTTTCACAGCTCTACGCCGCGAACAATCAAATCACCAACATAAGTCTCTTGGAACTTCCGACTGATTTGACGGTTTTGGATCTGCGAAATAATCGCTTAAAATCGTTATGTGCTGATTTTTTGCGTGTATTTCTCAATGAGAGCACGAAGCTACAGTCTTTGTATCTAAGTGCAAACCCTTGGATTTGCGACTGTGCTTCGCACAAGCTCCTTTACACAGTACGTGCACATCGTCACCGCATACCCGATGTCGAACAGTTACGCTGTGATAACAAACCGAATGTTACTCTCCTAACAGCAAGCCTGAGCGAATTGTGTCAAGTTGAGGACAACGTTAAACGTTATCAGTACATAATTGCAGCTATCACAACTGCAGCGTTAATCATCATTATTTTCCTTCTTATTATTGCATTAttctttaaatacaaattacaaGTAAAAATCTGGTTATATGGTCACAAAATATTGCGTTGTTGCGTTCGAGAGTACGAGCTGGATGAGAATAAAATGTTCGATGCGTTCATCTCCTATGCGCACCAAGATGCTGACTTTGTCAACCACATATTACTGCCACAACTCGAGCAGGGCGAACCACCATTTCGTGTATGTACGCACGAACGCAATTGGCTAGCTGGCGCTTATATACCTGAACAAATCATGGAATCGGTCGAACAGTCGCGACGCACGATCATTGTGCTCTCGCAGCACTTCATCGAATCTGATTGGGCGCGCATGGAGTTTCGAACAGCGCATCAGTGCTCCTTGAACGAAGGTCGTGCGCGCATAATTATGATTAAATACGGTGAAATTATCAACAGTGAGCTATTGGATAAGGAATTGAAGGCATATTTGGATATGAACACATACTTGGATTGGCAAGATGCTAGATTCTGTGACAAACTACGCTATGCCATGCCACATAAAGTGGGTagaaaaccgaacactgatatGCTTGAAGTTAATGGCAGATTCTACGTTATGGGGCAGTTTGAGATGAATCGTTTGCGTGATGAGAACGCTTAAATTGGTCGGAGGTAGAGCTCTTGATGAGATAGTTAGTTGAACAAGAAGGCAAGTTTTATACTtaaaatctacatatataatatattttgtagaagtatattatgtttaatttcagatgcttacaaaatatttttcctctCTTCTTTCTAACATGTCAGAAAGAGAATCGTGGTCAACGAGTTGATTCATGGTAACGTACTCCATATCTAGTGCAGTCATTTATATAAACGTGTATAACCGGAGATGGAAGCTGAGGAAATAACTCCAGgagtttccaaaattttatattatattaaaaactgttGTGAGTCAATTCAACATGCCTTTTACGAGTAAATCGAATGTATTGCAATCAAATTTGAAatcttataattttatgtatattataagtcGTATAAGAGTACTTATTTAGTTGCATTAcgacattttgaaatttgaatattattttaaacggTATGAACTTAAGTGAAATATATGTGACATAAACTCGAAAATATCAATCAAAATAATGAATTCCCAATTTCATTCTGCAATGAAAATCTCTATATCTCTATATAATTACTCTGTGGCGTTTGTTGTAGCAGTAAAAATACTAGTTCGAAATTTAGCTTCATTCAATTCAACTACAGAATGGCAACACTACCTTCGTTATTCGGGCGCTCAAAGTAAATCATGTAGTATCTAACCTCACTAGCAATAGCATAAGCGCACTTCTATATAGAGTCGCTGGggactgtaaagctgatgagctcgcAACAAAGGGCATTTTAACCCCAATCAAATTGGACAGGGTCTATGCTCCGT belongs to Bactrocera dorsalis isolate Fly_Bdor chromosome 1, ASM2337382v1, whole genome shotgun sequence and includes:
- the LOC125776219 gene encoding uncharacterized protein LOC125776219, translating into MSLNDSMAVTAGPSHGEFNVTTPIFPRIPLPLMSEDNIEAYFYSLDFWFEASGVKTDSAKFNIVAASIPQVKLMELRSIIDAAPTSARYQFIRTKLIEIFTESQQRRLQRVLRDMPLGDRRPSDLFNEMKRAAGSALSESILHDLWVNRLPPYAQAAIIATNVPIVDKLKIADSIVETMQMREVRIHEVSASNHTSNNDLRTEIAELKQRFDRVTSSEKTRARSRSKTPVRPHNINSGEMCWYHAKFGPNAKKCRQPCKFAQSTSPNLKQ
- the LOC125776260 gene encoding protein toll-like — translated: MTLQNLTREHFQNLVALRQLDLAGNNMKILNENVFATLTSLNVLNLSHNGIVELFPNQFAKLDKLIILDLSYNSLTYLRPKLFEQTPLLWQLKLKGNQLHDTANIITILKPLNFLHWLDLSDNKLRTIWGKESYANAQVTLAKKLHNSNMPMALDLKESLDYISTLQPNEYDQRKHTWKYINLSRNLLGGFNMDWIFEIGITCPFKINLEQNLITNVYALSNLLNTTNDCEGEIKMTSNHIECDCNLAWIYDYNYRRFFSDLQCKQKSTNLVTNFTQLRRYELCAWQPVQCPRKCVCFTKSKLLHINCTGAQLSAMKELPRPEQVLLTTSLLDISNNRYTVLPLRTTFGYANVSQLYAANNQITNISLLELPTDLTVLDLRNNRLKSLCADFLRVFLNESTKLQSLYLSANPWICDCASHKLLYTVRAHRHRIPDVEQLRCDNKPNVTLLTASLSELCQVEDNVKRYQYIIAAITTAALIIIIFLLIIALFFKYKLQVKIWLYGHKILRCCVREYELDENKMFDAFISYAHQDADFVNHILLPQLEQGEPPFRVCTHERNWLAGAYIPEQIMESVEQSRRTIIVLSQHFIESDWARMEFRTAHQCSLNEGRARIIMIKYGEIINSELLDKELKAYLDMNTYLDWQDARFCDKLRYAMPHKVGRKPNTDMLEVNGRFYVMGQFEMNRLRDENA